The DNA segment TCGAACGCTCCGATTTAAGTGATTGCTGAGTGCCTGATCTTGTGACTGCATAGAAACGAAGCCGAATCCATTTGGTTGGGACAAATTCACTTTTTTGTTGTGAcaaaaacaaacagaaaaacaaaatgtGACAAATAAAgcggttaaattttatttttttgtatttgttcattttaattataataatatcacttttttttcttttccctctttgcaaattaaaaagagtctctttcatttattttctttgcaaAGTAAGCAAATGGCCCATTTCCTTCACACTTTTTTTAGTGCTCATTTCCTTCAAACATATAATGTACTTAAGCGGCTTAACCTCTCACATTGCAATTGCTAAATGCACCTCCATTGTTTACTAAATGTGCTTCACTTGGGTATTTTTTGACATTTATATCTCTAAATTACCCACTGTTTAGAATGTAAAGTGAAAGAAGAAATCAGGGTGTTTGGATTGCAAGATATGAAGAAGGTTGACGGAGGTGGTAAAAAATGAAGGGTTGGAGTTGACAGTGAGTGGATTGTGATAGCAATCTCAACAACTCCATCATTTGTGATAACGCAAAGTGTAGGAAATCGATCTCTTATTCAATTACGCACACGTCGACAACAAAAAGGAACAGGTGGGCACGGTGGCGTTGTTGACAATGGAGTGATACTCAACAGATGTACTGCAGGGAGGGATTTGTCAGAGATGCAGGCGAAGAGGCAAATCCAGATCTTGGAGGGTCGACGATGCAGACAAGGTTGAGGGCGAAGTAACACGTGCGACAACAAGGGGCATGTAGGGGAGCATTGGCATCAACCTCATCCCCTTGTCAGAATATAGAacctaaaaaatacaaatttcttacaaaaacatggacccaataaaacattaaattaatattgagTAGCAGAAATAATTAGCAGTTTAGCACGTTTAGAATTTATATTCTGGGCTAGAAGCTATTCACAATAGCTAGAAGCATCACTAATCCCCATTTTAGTAGGGAATTTTAATGGTCACTTTGGATGCATCAGAAGGAAGAACAGGACCTGCCTTGAGTGAACTTCTTACTGACTCCAATGCTCGGGAAGTTTGAAGAGCCATCTCGGCATGGAGTTGTATACATGTCATAGCCATctacacaacaacaacaacaaaaaccttAACTTAAACATATCATAGCCAtctatagtttaaaaaaatatttggagcAGGAAATTAACAGGAGTTAAACCAAACAATAGAAGGGGGATATAAGGGGACAAGGGGGCTTTGCAAAGCTCTACAACAGAATAAAAAAGGCCAATAGTAAAAATTTCTAGGATAATAACAAGCTATCTGGGTTAATATTTTAAAGGCATATACATTGTCAtgaatcattaaaataaatatgaaaatagaagtgcaCAATGAGACCAAGTGATGTACCATGACATACGTTTAAGTAACTGTAACTATATTTGTAACCTTATCACCATTAAATAACTCTAGACCAATGTATAGAAATCTAAACCTTTTTGTAAAGCAGAGATATTTGAAAAGGTTGTAAGAAAAGGGAGACAAAACAAGGATTCTAAACCTCTTTGAAGCTTCAAATTTCTTTTGCTTACCGTATAGCATTCTTTATCTGTGTCTGACTCGGCTATGTCAAGTGCCCATGTGCGAATCCATTCAAGGCCAGTCGAAATTTCAGCATTTCCTTCGAGTAAGGTGGATGAAATGTAAGTAGGATGAAGGGCAACCAATACACATGCAGCTGCAAAAAGCACGGCTCTTCTCACATATGCTTCCTGGTGATGGCATACCTCCCTGCATGAGTTAAAAAGCAAAGTGACAAGTTTTCCTGTATTAGCAGTTAGCACACTAGCAAAAACAACAAAGCACCAACAGGaaatataaacatatacaaCCAATAGGACACCAAATTATCAATTCCATTAGCACACACACTTTGAGGGGGTGATTAAGATTTTAGATTATGTCAATCCTCATAGGGTTTGCAATTAAATAGACAACTAATGTCTTATAACTAGTACCTGGATCTTAACATATTTAGGAGGGAAGGAGCCAGCATAGAAGCTTCTGGATGCATGGCTACAGATTTCATACAGACCCCAAGCATATAAATGAGTTTCCCCAAGACAATAAAATCTCTTCCAAGCAAGTCAACACCTTgcctttttttatcatatccCTCCATGGCAGGAAGCATGAATGCAGCAGCATACATGGGTAACTTATTATGAGAATACTCCATCTGGTTTTGTTGTGTGGGAGATTGTAGGCTCCACCGGCGTGTTTTCCCTTTCTTGACCTGATTAGGTTTTGGGGGAAGTTCCCTCTCATAGCTATTTGACCAATTCCTAAAAGAGCCAGTACCTGAGATCTCTTTCCAGGAACCAGCTCCAGGAGTTCCTGTGCTGCTAGGTAGGAACCAAGGTCGGGTATCTGAAACAACTGAAATAAGGGAACTAATCTGATGTTTGGGTTTCATAATTTTTGATTCCGCAAGCTCCTGAGCTGCTTCTGTCATGACATCTAGTATCATAATGCGCTGACTGATATCTACATTAGGTGAATACAAAAGGTTGTTTAGTGACTCAAGTGATTCAAATGGGCAGGTAACTACTAAGGCAACTAATGATCTTTGTCTTTTGTCTTCAGTTGATTCTTCTGCACCTTCTAAAGCTATATCAGAGCACCGAACCTGAACAAGAGTTCTGGTCATATCCCTTGCTGCATGTTTTAGTTCATCGGGGGATGCTCTTATGAGCTTTTCAGCTACATCAATAGCCCTTTCCACCTGCAGAAATTTCAGCAAAATAGCAGGATAGCTCAGTCTAAAGTCTAAACCAATAATATAATACTTGGTAATTGCAGTAATTGTTGAAACACTTAATTCAtaaccaattaatttttttctcaaaaaacatTAAGCATAGACATGGCAGTTGATCAAAACAAAACTAAAGTGTTTTGAGAGAAAATTACAAACCCCATCGGCATCATTGGATTTTCTAAGAGCTGCAACTACATCAGCCAACTgtgaaatttttcttttcaaatctgAGTCATCATCTGACAAATCATATGGCCGTAAAgatgaatcacttgaagaatatGAATTCTCACTAGCACCATCGTCAGCATCCTCATCGCTATCGTCTGATTCAAGATTCAGTGATGCTGGATCAATAATCTCATCTGGATCAAGCGCATTAAAGTCCAATAACTTCTTTTTACCCTTTAAACAAATACTTTTCTCTTTATTGGAAGGGGAATCAGAGTCCTTCTCCGGACATGACACAGTAGATATTTTTGTCCCCTCAACACCTTTTCCTCCACAATTTGAGGCAGCCAGATTCCCTTTCTTGGGGATAGTGAATCCAAATTCCCAATCAATTGTCTCCCCACTGCAGCTATCATCAAGGTACAGAGGATTCTTTGGATCAATAATTTTAGACAATGCCAAAGCAACACAGCTAGCCATTTTTCGAACTAAATGATTAGGACTCTCCAGCCTACCTGAAACAATTACACAGAATTGAAAGTCAACAACTCATTCTGCAAGTAGGAAcgacaacccatttttaatcaGATTTACAAGACTAATGAGTGGGTGTTAGAGTATATGCACATAAACAGTAGCTTCTGAGCTGAGTTTATTTTCATCCAGCTGTCATTCTTTAATTAACTTCTGTCAGTTATACTTAGTTGTTGATGATCAGAATTaggattttattttgtaaaaattaccattgagatttaataatataaaaaatcattttcagttTTAAGCTCTCTCTATTTTCTCTCTGCTCTCTCACTTTCTCTTTCTACTTTCCTATATTTTCTCGCACTTTCTATTCATAATTGATAGTTGAGATCGCTCTGAGTAGGAGGGGGATGGAGATCGAAATGGACCCTCAGAAAAGGAATTCATCAAAGCAGTGACATTTTTAATGCAAATTATTCTATCTTGTTTCACAATACAAAATATTCTTGATGAATATATAACACAATGATGAAAATCCAGTAACATGCCTTGTTAGCAAATAGGAAAACGTTTTAAGTGATATTTTAAACTATTGATTGTTAAACTGAAAAGGTTGAATCATATAGGAAAACAATCCTGGCAAGTGAATACATTTGTTAAATTCTTATTGGAATTTATTCATGCATACTAGACTACTAGTACCACTTGAATACAGGAGAAAAATCCTTAATTTCTTAAACAGCAAAAAATTGCTAATTGGGTGGTAGCAGGGAAATGAAGGTTTGGGAATGCTGACATATAAACCCTACAATCATTCCAGATCATATGCTTTAAAAAACAACCTAAATTTGATAATGTTGACACATTTGACTTGACTGGAAACAGGATCACAGAATAAAACTGGAAGTTCAAGTGGAACCATTCCCTATCCGGAATACATAAATTGTTTCCAGATGTAACACATCCATTGGGTAGGGCCAGTTATTTAAAGTATTCTGAAGGATTAAGGGTAGGCATCATGCAATAGTTCCACCCACATAATCCATCCTTCCATCCTTATTATCAAGACACCCAACAATTTAGTTAATGATAATTACAGCTAACTCCTTGAAGAATAAAGTGCATGGCATTCTTCATCCCATCCAATTCCTCCTTATACATTGTCTCTAGAGAAAGGCCTAGTGCAGCAGATATATCTGAGATAAgtataggaaaaataaataaataaatcacaaTAATAAAGATGGCATCAGATCTGGTGAATGCTCAGAGGAGGAAAGTGCATGAGattgttataattataatgcAGCAATTTACATCAAATAGGGTGTGAGTCTTGACACGACAGTAAGGTGTCTTGTGACTTGAAGATCATGGGCTGTAGTAGGGGAAATAGCCTTTCCACTTACACGGGTAAAGGCTACACTTGCCCTCCCCCAAACCCCACAATGAAGGTAACTTCATGCACTAAGCCACCATTTTTTAAATTCACATCCAGAAGCTATGTACTCTATTCCACATGTTTTTCACTCAGTATATTAGTACAATTAAAAAGGATACAAGCTTGTTGCTCAATAGGTGCTGTTTGCACAAATTCTTTCTTAGACCATACTGCAAGCAGATGTTGGACAGTATTCAAAAGCTCAGGGCGATTATGTCCTAATAATGAGGTACCAGGTGGGCATTCATGCACAGCAAATTGAAGGATCCATTTCAGGCAGCTAATAGGGAATACTTTCCATAGCAGGAATTTGTCAACAAACATAGACCTGAGTCGCCATGGAACATAGCAAAACAAAGGGGCATAAGCATATATAAAGTAATAGTAATACTTGAATTTCATTAcaatttctatataaaaaaattaaaataaaagagggCAAAAGTGCTTATGATGGTGATGGTGTAACACCCCAATATTTATCTTCTATTATATTATGTAAACAAGTAGTGAAAAtgtgttttatataattattttaataaatattttggtgTAAAGCGTGTCATAGAAAGTGCATGCCTATATAAACCATGTTGTGTGCACATAGTAGTCAACAATGGGAAATAGTAGCTTGACGGAGGTTTAACCCCCAAGTGTGACAAAAAATCATCGTGTAGTGGTTTTGCGTAGCAGCCACAATTGGACCTGGAAAAAGGTGGTTTCATGTTCGTAGCAGACATGACTATTTTCTAGTGCAAAAACCTCTTTTCTGGCCCTAAAGTGGTGTCATTTTGGTGCTGctgttttttttggggggggggggggggagggaaTCTTGAGATTTTGTCCCCCCTTTTAATCAAAACAGAACCAGAAACCCTATTTCCCACTGTAACTTAAATTGCACAAACACTGAACCCCCACTCTTCTCTCCAATGAAGGCACACCTTTCTCCAGCAACAATGCGGCATTGCATTATTTCTGGCCATTTTCAGTAAACTCATCTGTTGAGGTTGTGCAGCCCTGTTCTGACCTGTACAGACATCTCAGTATGAAACAGATCTTTTGCCTCTGTTATAACCTCTGCTCTCTTATTCTTCTGAATTCTACTCTaccctatattttattttatttttctaattgggTTTTGTCTTCCTACTTGAAGCACAGTAACGACTTCATCCACTCAATCACAGGGATCTACACCAACCACTGCCTCCATCTCTGCATCAGCCTCTTTCTTCTACACTGCATGTGCATTTAGTTGTCAAATTTTGACTTTTGATCATTAATTATGAAtgtctttaacttttttttttcagcacacacacacatgtataATGTGTATCTTAAAACTTCAAAACAGTGGTCATCCCACAACCTGCTACAGAATTTTTGGAGTCAGCCACTCCGCACTGCTATTTGGAATTGACTACTGTGTTGTGTGCATCATAGCGCAAAGACGTAATGTCAATAATAACCAACAATGTGGGGAGctgcaatttttatttctttcaaatcaaataGAGCATTATCTTTAGATCATCCCAGAACAGACGCAAAAATAAGCTAATAT comes from the Glycine soja cultivar W05 chromosome 6, ASM419377v2, whole genome shotgun sequence genome and includes:
- the LOC114416277 gene encoding telomere length regulation protein TEL2 homolog isoform X2, coding for MEEGLEKRELEGEVVTKVVEVVSAIKNAKHVDQVIRALHSLVTLLFPFDSSLLSDSIDQSYRDQVEVPSAEKRHAWWRAFYRGAAFPTLARFLLLDVASNWLGCFPFMAQKYIYDVFFVRGLVTEVLQILVPFLQLSASDGLDVNAVLSNSERLLVLCLLENNGVLQLAREFGGSSKLERVTDVQIKMDVSRVAQVVASIPDKARMNSTTSLSSHVFFKQIVVQLLSLAEEREMILLDNVDMDEMDKNGALLFVGEMFSRICRRGSADLLTSELIPEVLRLVNSLLSSNNDSVTKELFESKPEMVFWLKIMESFSDPYTMERISELVLHKLAAQEANDVQAYWVLWLLFHRIFKLQASVRSMFVDKFLLWKVFPISCLKWILQFAVHECPPGTSLLGHNRPELLNTVQHLLAVWSKKEFVQTAPIEQQACLSLETMYKEELDGMKNAMHFILQGVSCRLESPNHLVRKMASCVALALSKIIDPKNPLYLDDSCSGETIDWEFGFTIPKKGNLAASNCGGKGVEGTKISTVSCPEKDSDSPSNKEKSICLKGKKKLLDFNALDPDEIIDPASLNLESDDSDEDADDGASENSYSSSDSSLRPYDLSDDDSDLKRKISQLADVVAALRKSNDADGVERAIDVAEKLIRASPDELKHAARDMTRTLVQVRCSDIALEGAEESTEDKRQRSLVALVVTCPFESLESLNNLLYSPNVDISQRIMILDVMTEAAQELAESKIMKPKHQISSLISVVSDTRPWFLPSSTGTPGAGSWKEISGTGSFRNWSNSYERELPPKPNQVKKGKTRRWSLQSPTQQNQMEYSHNKLPMYAAAFMLPAMEGYDKKRQGVDLLGRDFIVLGKLIYMLGVCMKSVAMHPEASMLAPSLLNMLRSREVCHHQEAYVRRAVLFAAACVLVALHPTYISSTLLEGNAEISTGLEWIRTWALDIAESDTDKECYTMAMTCIQLHAEMALQTSRALESVRSSLKAGPVLPSDASKVTIKIPY
- the LOC114416277 gene encoding telomere length regulation protein TEL2 homolog isoform X1, with the translated sequence MEEGLEKRELEGEVVTKVVEVVSAIKNAKHVDQVIRALHSLVTLLFPFDSSLLSDSIDQSYRDQVEVPSAEKRHAWWRAFYRGAAFPTLARFLLLDVASNWLGCFPFMAQKYIYDVFFVRGLVTEVLQILVPFLQLSASDGLDVNAVLSNSERLLVLCLLENNGVLQLAREFGGSSKLERVTDVQIKMDVSRVAQVVASIPDKARMNSTTSLSSHVFFKQIVVQLLSLAEEREMILLDNVDMDEMDKNGALLFVGEMFSRICRRGSADLLTSELIPEVLRLVNSLLSSNNDSVTKELFESKPEMVFWLKIMESFSDPYTMERISELVLHKLAAQEANDVQAYWVLWLLFHRIFKLQASVRSMFVDKFLLWKVFPISCLKWILQFAVHECPPGTSLLGHNRPELLNTVQHLLAVWSKKEFVQTAPIEQQAYISAALGLSLETMYKEELDGMKNAMHFILQGVSCRLESPNHLVRKMASCVALALSKIIDPKNPLYLDDSCSGETIDWEFGFTIPKKGNLAASNCGGKGVEGTKISTVSCPEKDSDSPSNKEKSICLKGKKKLLDFNALDPDEIIDPASLNLESDDSDEDADDGASENSYSSSDSSLRPYDLSDDDSDLKRKISQLADVVAALRKSNDADGVERAIDVAEKLIRASPDELKHAARDMTRTLVQVRCSDIALEGAEESTEDKRQRSLVALVVTCPFESLESLNNLLYSPNVDISQRIMILDVMTEAAQELAESKIMKPKHQISSLISVVSDTRPWFLPSSTGTPGAGSWKEISGTGSFRNWSNSYERELPPKPNQVKKGKTRRWSLQSPTQQNQMEYSHNKLPMYAAAFMLPAMEGYDKKRQGVDLLGRDFIVLGKLIYMLGVCMKSVAMHPEASMLAPSLLNMLRSREVCHHQEAYVRRAVLFAAACVLVALHPTYISSTLLEGNAEISTGLEWIRTWALDIAESDTDKECYTMAMTCIQLHAEMALQTSRALESVRSSLKAGPVLPSDASKVTIKIPY